A single Clostridia bacterium DNA region contains:
- a CDS encoding flagellar motor protein MotB, with amino-acid sequence MAKRHMEEEHGDNHERWLLTYADLITLLMIFFIVMYSMSAVDKNKFMAMAEQMGVVFGNGQVISVKDAGGGGLLKDIPYNPKVELDETQMKLQEYIEANGLGSMASIYKDERGMVVSLSEGLLFSSGSAELDEKSNEILKKISGAISGLPNYVRVEGFTDNIPIRSVRYKSNWELASQRAINVAQILIDGGFIPQRISTVSYGEYRPTVPNDNEIDRKLNRRVDIVVMTQANSKLEPKMNNESKDEEADAK; translated from the coding sequence ATGGCTAAGAGGCATATGGAAGAAGAGCATGGCGACAACCATGAACGATGGCTTCTCACTTACGCGGATCTTATAACGCTGCTAATGATATTTTTTATAGTAATGTATTCCATGAGTGCAGTAGACAAGAATAAATTCATGGCAATGGCAGAACAAATGGGTGTTGTATTTGGTAACGGTCAGGTTATTTCAGTAAAGGATGCAGGCGGGGGAGGGCTTTTGAAAGACATTCCATACAATCCAAAGGTAGAATTGGATGAGACGCAAATGAAGCTTCAAGAGTATATTGAAGCTAACGGTCTTGGGTCTATGGCCTCAATTTATAAGGATGAGAGAGGTATGGTGGTCAGTCTCAGTGAGGGATTGCTTTTTTCCTCGGGTTCCGCAGAGTTGGATGAAAAATCCAATGAGATTCTCAAGAAAATAAGCGGAGCGATTTCAGGGCTGCCCAATTATGTGCGTGTTGAAGGTTTTACAGACAATATTCCAATAAGGTCTGTTCGGTATAAATCCAACTGGGAGCTTGCATCCCAGAGAGCTATCAATGTAGCACAGATATTGATTGACGGAGGGTTTATTCCCCAGAGAATTTCGACTGTTAGTTATGGGGAATACAGGCCTACGGTTCCGAATGATAATGAAATTGATAGAAAGCTAAATAGAAGAGTGGATATAGTAGTAATGACTCAGGCAAACAGCAAGTTAGAGCCCAAGATGAATAACGAGAGTAAAGACGAAGAAGCAGATGCTAAATAG
- a CDS encoding NADH-dependent [FeFe] hydrogenase, group A6 — translation MEMINITIDGIKTQVPKNYTVLEAARTLNINIPTLCFLKGLNEVGACRMCVVEVQGARTLQASCVQPVAEGMVVKTNTPVVLEARRTILDLILARHERECLTCSRNLNCELQKLCEEIGIDKVKYEGQKIRYKLDDASPSVVRDQNKCILCGRCVAVCKKVQDTGAIDFAQRGVNTTVTTSYNKGLTEVNCINCGQCIKICPVGALREKDDTEKVWKAIGDQTKHVVVQTAPAVRVALGEEFGMPIGSNVEGKMITALKRLGFDKVFDTNFAADLTILEEGTELISRVKSGEKLPLITSCSPGWIKYCEHNYHEFLDNLSTCKSPQQMFGAVAKSYYAEKAGIDPKDIFVVSIMPCTAKKYEAGREELSVDGLMDVDAVLTTRELAKMIKQARIDFTAIRDGEYDSILGNSTGAGVIFGATGGVCEAALRTVADILTGQDLKEIEYTPVRGMEGIKEASVNINGMDIKVAVVHGTGNASKLLDKVKSGEANYHFIEVMGCPGGCINGGGQPIIMNKEKTEEVKKLRAQGLYSIDRGRKLRKSHENPEVKKLYEEYMEKPNSHKAHHILHTHYTKRSKV, via the coding sequence ATGGAAATGATAAACATTACTATTGACGGTATCAAAACCCAGGTTCCAAAGAACTATACCGTACTTGAAGCTGCAAGGACTTTGAACATAAACATACCTACCCTTTGTTTTCTGAAAGGACTCAATGAGGTTGGCGCATGCAGGATGTGCGTGGTTGAGGTTCAGGGAGCAAGAACATTGCAGGCTTCATGTGTGCAGCCTGTGGCTGAGGGTATGGTTGTTAAGACTAACACACCAGTTGTTTTAGAAGCAAGAAGAACAATATTGGATCTTATTCTCGCAAGACATGAAAGAGAATGTCTCACATGCTCAAGGAATTTAAACTGTGAGCTTCAGAAGCTTTGTGAAGAAATTGGAATAGACAAGGTAAAATATGAAGGCCAAAAGATAAGATATAAGCTGGATGATGCATCACCGTCTGTTGTAAGAGATCAGAACAAATGTATATTATGCGGAAGATGTGTTGCTGTATGTAAAAAGGTGCAGGACACAGGTGCTATTGATTTTGCACAAAGGGGAGTAAACACAACAGTAACTACCTCCTATAACAAGGGTCTCACAGAAGTTAACTGCATAAACTGCGGTCAGTGCATTAAGATATGTCCTGTGGGAGCATTAAGAGAAAAGGACGACACAGAGAAGGTATGGAAAGCAATCGGAGACCAGACCAAGCATGTTGTGGTGCAGACTGCTCCGGCAGTAAGAGTTGCACTGGGAGAAGAGTTTGGAATGCCAATTGGCTCAAATGTAGAGGGTAAAATGATAACAGCCCTTAAGAGATTAGGCTTTGACAAAGTATTTGATACAAACTTTGCAGCCGATCTTACTATACTTGAAGAAGGCACAGAGCTTATCTCCAGGGTAAAGAGCGGCGAAAAACTCCCACTCATTACATCCTGTTCACCGGGCTGGATAAAGTACTGCGAGCATAACTACCATGAATTCCTTGACAATCTTTCAACCTGCAAGTCACCGCAGCAGATGTTCGGCGCTGTTGCAAAGTCATACTATGCAGAAAAGGCAGGCATTGATCCTAAAGACATTTTCGTTGTATCAATCATGCCATGTACAGCCAAGAAGTATGAAGCAGGCAGGGAAGAGCTCAGTGTCGACGGTTTGATGGATGTTGATGCGGTTCTTACTACAAGGGAGCTTGCAAAGATGATAAAGCAGGCAAGAATAGACTTTACGGCTATCAGAGATGGGGAGTATGACAGCATATTAGGCAACTCCACAGGCGCCGGGGTTATATTTGGAGCAACTGGCGGAGTATGTGAAGCAGCACTCAGAACTGTTGCAGATATATTGACCGGACAGGACCTGAAGGAAATTGAATACACACCTGTAAGAGGTATGGAAGGCATAAAAGAAGCATCTGTGAATATTAATGGCATGGATATCAAGGTTGCAGTTGTCCACGGCACAGGAAATGCATCAAAGCTGCTTGACAAGGTCAAGAGCGGTGAAGCAAATTACCACTTTATCGAAGTAATGGGTTGTCCTGGAGGCTGTATAAACGGCGGCGGACAGCCGATAATAATGAATAAAGAGAAGACTGAAGAAGTAAAGAAGTTGAGGGCGCAAGGCTTGTACTCCATTGATAGAGGGAGAAAGCTGAGAAAATCCCATGAGAACCCGGAAGTTAAGAAGCTTTATGAAGAATATATGGAAAAACCTAACAGCCATAAAGCTCATCACATTCTGCACACACACTACACCAAGAGAAGCAAAGTATAA
- the moaC gene encoding cyclic pyranopterin monophosphate synthase MoaC, with protein MGEFTHINDKGYARMVDVSEKEESVREAIARGSVYMKRETLKAIAEGRIKKGDVLSVAQVGGIMGAKSTSDIIPMCHNVNIYGADIEFQADLENSKLDIEAVVKTVGVTGVEMEALTAVSVAALTIYDMCKAIDKFMVISDIHLVHKRGGKSGEFNFSEKLNESINNTKC; from the coding sequence GTGGGGGAATTCACACATATAAACGATAAGGGCTACGCAAGAATGGTCGATGTCTCTGAAAAGGAGGAAAGCGTAAGAGAGGCTATAGCAAGAGGCTCAGTGTATATGAAAAGAGAAACCTTGAAGGCTATAGCAGAAGGCAGGATAAAAAAGGGTGATGTGCTTTCGGTAGCTCAGGTAGGAGGCATAATGGGTGCCAAGTCGACATCGGATATAATACCTATGTGTCACAATGTGAACATATATGGTGCTGATATAGAGTTCCAGGCTGATCTGGAGAATTCAAAGCTTGATATTGAAGCAGTTGTGAAGACTGTGGGTGTTACGGGAGTCGAAATGGAGGCGTTGACAGCGGTATCTGTCGCTGCGCTGACTATATATGACATGTGTAAGGCCATTGATAAGTTTATGGTGATAAGTGATATACATCTTGTACATAAAAGAGGCGGCAAGTCTGGAGAATTCAATTTCAGCGAGAAGCTGAATGAAAGCATAAACAATACGAAATGTTAA
- the fdhF gene encoding formate dehydrogenase subunit alpha: protein MVNLTINDQQVQVENNTTLLQAAEKLGISIPTFCYDERLAGHGACRICVVEVKGARALQTACTAPAAEGMVVETHSPDVIAARREILRLMLENHPLDCLTCEKSGKCKLQDYCYEYDIKEGGYNGKKKNYPIDDSNPFFYLDRNKCIMCGKCIRVDNELQCSGAINFNDRGFETHIGVPYERDFEQSTCVSCGNCVSICPVGALMPKHPEKFRTWELSKVQTTCSYCGVGCQMELLVKGNKVVGVEPVNAEPNNGLLCVKGKFGYKFIDHPDRLKTPYIRKDGKLVEATWDEAYQLIADKIEETKGKYGPDALGGFSSARCTNEENYLFQKLFRAVIGTNNVDHCARLUHASTVAGLATTLGSGAMTNSISEIIDAEAIFIMGSNTTENHPVIGAKIKQAQKRGAKLIVAEPREIELAKNADIFLQIKPGTNVALLNGMMNVILEEDLQDKKYISERTENFEELEKTVRSYTPEKAAEICGVKAEDIRSAARLYAKADKAGIIYCMGITQHSSGVNNVMSVSNLAMLCGNIGKEASGVNPLRGQNNVQGACDMGALPDTLPGYQPVAKPGVLEKFEKAWGTKLSSRAGLTVPEMMERAGTGEIKLLYIMGENPMVSDPDTNHVKHTLEHTEFLIVQDIFMTETAELADVVLPAAAFAEKDGTFSNTERRVQRVRKAVEPAGNAKADWTILLELMKKLGYDKSHKNPSEIMEEIAAVTPSYGGISYERLEAEGLQWPCPTLDHPGTRYMHKDAFSRGKGLFKGIEHKDSIETTDEEYPFIMTTGRVLYHYHTRTMTGRVKGLEAKMSENYIEINPAAAAKLKIKDGEMIKVSSRRGSILVKAKVTDIVDENVVFIPFHFAEASANILTNGVLDPVSKTPELKVCAVAISK, encoded by the coding sequence ATGGTGAACTTGACTATTAACGACCAGCAAGTGCAGGTTGAGAATAACACCACCTTACTTCAAGCAGCAGAAAAACTGGGTATAAGCATTCCTACGTTTTGCTATGACGAGCGTCTTGCAGGTCATGGCGCTTGCCGAATCTGTGTCGTTGAAGTAAAGGGTGCAAGGGCTCTTCAGACTGCATGTACTGCTCCTGCTGCAGAGGGAATGGTGGTGGAGACTCACTCACCTGATGTGATTGCAGCGCGAAGAGAAATATTAAGACTTATGCTTGAGAATCATCCCCTTGATTGCCTGACCTGCGAAAAATCAGGAAAGTGCAAGCTCCAGGATTATTGCTATGAATATGACATAAAGGAGGGTGGATACAATGGGAAGAAAAAAAATTATCCTATTGATGACAGCAATCCATTCTTCTATTTGGATAGAAACAAATGTATAATGTGCGGCAAATGCATAAGGGTAGACAATGAGCTTCAGTGCAGCGGGGCTATTAATTTCAATGACAGGGGCTTTGAAACTCATATAGGAGTTCCTTATGAAAGAGATTTTGAGCAATCAACCTGTGTATCTTGTGGTAATTGTGTATCGATTTGTCCGGTTGGAGCATTGATGCCAAAACATCCGGAAAAGTTCAGGACTTGGGAACTCAGCAAGGTGCAGACTACTTGCTCATACTGCGGTGTAGGCTGCCAGATGGAACTCCTGGTTAAGGGTAATAAAGTGGTAGGTGTGGAACCTGTCAATGCCGAGCCAAACAATGGACTTCTCTGTGTGAAAGGAAAGTTCGGTTATAAGTTCATCGACCATCCGGACAGGCTTAAGACTCCGTATATACGAAAGGACGGTAAGCTTGTAGAAGCAACCTGGGATGAGGCTTATCAACTGATAGCAGATAAGATAGAGGAAACAAAAGGCAAATATGGTCCCGACGCTTTAGGCGGTTTCTCATCTGCAAGGTGTACCAACGAGGAAAACTATTTGTTTCAAAAGCTGTTTAGGGCGGTGATCGGCACCAATAACGTTGACCACTGCGCCCGCCTCTGACATGCCTCAACAGTTGCAGGTCTTGCAACTACATTAGGCAGCGGAGCTATGACAAATAGCATAAGCGAGATAATTGATGCTGAGGCAATATTTATAATGGGTTCTAATACTACTGAAAATCACCCCGTTATAGGAGCAAAAATAAAACAGGCGCAAAAACGTGGGGCAAAGCTCATTGTTGCAGAGCCCAGGGAAATTGAACTGGCAAAGAATGCTGACATATTCCTGCAGATAAAGCCAGGAACGAACGTAGCACTGTTGAATGGCATGATGAACGTGATTCTGGAAGAAGATCTTCAGGATAAGAAATATATTTCAGAGAGGACCGAAAACTTTGAAGAGCTAGAAAAGACAGTAAGGAGCTACACCCCTGAAAAAGCGGCAGAGATTTGCGGGGTAAAGGCGGAGGATATCAGGTCGGCGGCAAGGCTTTATGCAAAAGCAGATAAAGCCGGCATAATATATTGCATGGGAATAACACAGCACAGCAGCGGAGTAAATAATGTAATGTCAGTTTCGAACCTTGCAATGCTGTGCGGCAACATTGGGAAGGAAGCCTCAGGAGTAAATCCTCTGAGGGGGCAGAACAATGTTCAGGGCGCGTGCGACATGGGAGCTTTGCCGGATACACTGCCAGGATATCAACCAGTAGCTAAGCCGGGAGTACTTGAAAAGTTTGAAAAGGCTTGGGGTACAAAGCTTTCATCGAGAGCTGGTCTTACTGTGCCGGAAATGATGGAGAGGGCGGGAACGGGAGAAATAAAGCTGCTTTACATTATGGGAGAAAATCCTATGGTTTCAGATCCTGATACCAATCATGTGAAGCATACATTGGAGCACACAGAGTTTTTGATAGTTCAGGACATATTCATGACTGAGACAGCAGAGCTTGCAGATGTTGTACTGCCGGCAGCAGCCTTTGCAGAAAAGGATGGGACCTTCTCCAATACCGAAAGAAGAGTTCAGAGGGTCAGAAAGGCAGTGGAACCGGCAGGAAATGCAAAAGCAGACTGGACTATACTTTTAGAGCTGATGAAAAAGCTGGGCTATGACAAGAGCCATAAGAACCCTTCTGAGATTATGGAGGAGATTGCAGCAGTGACACCATCCTATGGCGGAATAAGCTATGAAAGGCTTGAGGCGGAAGGTTTGCAGTGGCCGTGTCCGACACTTGACCATCCAGGAACAAGATACATGCATAAGGATGCATTCTCAAGGGGCAAGGGTTTGTTTAAGGGCATAGAGCATAAGGACTCCATAGAAACGACAGATGAGGAATACCCATTCATTATGACAACAGGTCGTGTATTATATCATTATCATACAAGGACAATGACAGGCAGGGTAAAAGGCTTGGAAGCTAAAATGTCCGAAAACTATATAGAGATAAACCCAGCTGCAGCGGCAAAATTGAAAATCAAAGACGGCGAAATGATTAAGGTATCCTCACGAAGGGGCAGCATACTAGTTAAGGCAAAGGTAACAGATATCGTAGATGAAAATGTGGTATTCATACCTTTCCACTTTGCTGAAGCTTCTGCAAATATACTGACAAACGGGGTACTGGACCCTGTTAGCAAAACTCCGGAGCTAAAGGTATGCGCGGTAGCGATAAGTAAATAA
- a CDS encoding MogA/MoaB family molybdenum cofactor biosynthesis protein, with amino-acid sequence MDGFSVGIITVSDKGSRGERVDTSGPAIEDMIRQIGGRVEKYVIVPDEKADIKNAIIDMSDKLKLNLILTTGGTGFSQRDVTPEATLEVIERHVPGIPEAMRARSLLVTPKAMLSRAQAGIRKQTLIINLPGSPKGVRENLEVIMPALEHGIEILTGQATECGGK; translated from the coding sequence ATGGATGGATTCAGTGTGGGAATCATAACAGTAAGTGATAAGGGTTCAAGGGGAGAGCGGGTTGATACTTCAGGCCCTGCCATAGAGGATATGATAAGACAGATAGGCGGCAGGGTGGAGAAATATGTTATAGTTCCCGATGAAAAGGCGGATATAAAAAATGCGATTATAGATATGTCCGACAAGCTCAAGCTCAACCTAATACTGACAACGGGAGGAACCGGTTTTTCCCAAAGGGATGTGACTCCTGAGGCAACCCTTGAGGTTATCGAAAGGCATGTGCCTGGCATACCCGAAGCAATGAGGGCGAGAAGTCTGTTGGTTACTCCTAAGGCAATGCTCTCAAGGGCACAAGCAGGTATTAGAAAGCAGACACTTATAATAAACCTTCCGGGAAGCCCCAAGGGTGTAAGAGAGAACCTTGAAGTAATAATGCCTGCGTTGGAGCATGGAATAGAGATATTAACAGGTCAGGCGACCGAGTGTGGTGGCAAGTAG
- a CDS encoding EAL domain-containing protein, with amino-acid sequence MFKIKSRSIMFKILLMILTICVLESLVFTIMSERLTEHTLESMITENSRKNAELCSEFIGNWLIERMREIDVYANSPLVRTMDWDSIEPYLKTEVAKKLELYDHFIVADTSGNYNSTLKRNVGNAADREYFKAAMEGSAIVSNPIISRTNGKPITVVSAPIRNDDGKVEGVMAGTINLIKLSNIIENLKYNYSNSYSYIVDKNGLIIAHPQVEYILKENITVKSDTITEETTKASAEILKNDEGSNKYSFKNVTSMSYYHIIPNTDDWKLVIKTPVEYWHAPIRYATTRLILISLAGLIITSILGYFVTRSISNPIIKLREVFTKAAAGDLTVRSAIDTDDEIGDAARSFNQMMDTISSLTYYDVITLLPNRMLFNASLDIELEKANLENSKLAIMILDIDKFESINNTLGHTAGDKLLKSLAEKITSLVDHNHMVSHMGEDRFAVLFKSFVHKNDVIELANLVRDAVKQPWVIDEHRFYITACIGMAFYPEDGEHSDSLFKNAFSAMQKAKGRGRDNYQLYESSINARLLEQLNLDSSMHNALDNGEFSLHYQPQVDTKTKEVLGCEALIRWNHPELGMISPLKFIPVAEANGLIMNIGRWVLYTACMQNKLWQDSGCKPIYVSVNLSAVQLIQEGFIDVVSDVLKETGLSSEYLELEITESVAVKNPEYITGILEKLKSMGIRIALDDFGTGYSSLNYLKNFAISTLKIDRSFIIDINDNPKNAAIVSTILAMGHNLKLKVTAEGVETEEQYEALRDKGCDIIQGYYFSKPLPHNEFEKQWL; translated from the coding sequence ATGTTTAAAATCAAAAGCCGAAGTATAATGTTCAAGATACTATTGATGATATTGACTATATGTGTATTGGAATCTTTGGTTTTTACCATCATGTCTGAAAGACTTACCGAGCATACCTTGGAGAGCATGATTACCGAAAACAGTAGAAAAAATGCAGAGCTCTGCTCTGAATTCATCGGCAACTGGCTCATAGAGCGAATGAGGGAAATTGATGTCTATGCAAATTCACCCTTGGTAAGAACAATGGATTGGGATAGTATAGAACCTTATCTAAAAACGGAAGTGGCAAAAAAGCTTGAGCTATATGATCATTTCATAGTTGCGGATACAAGTGGAAATTACAATTCAACCCTAAAAAGGAATGTAGGAAATGCCGCCGATAGAGAGTACTTTAAAGCTGCCATGGAAGGCAGCGCCATTGTGTCAAACCCCATTATCTCCAGGACTAATGGAAAACCGATAACTGTTGTCTCAGCACCTATACGAAATGATGATGGGAAAGTAGAAGGAGTAATGGCCGGTACTATTAACCTTATCAAGCTTTCAAATATTATTGAGAATCTGAAATATAATTACTCTAACTCATACTCTTACATAGTAGATAAAAACGGCTTAATTATTGCTCACCCCCAGGTCGAGTACATATTAAAGGAAAATATAACAGTAAAGTCCGACACTATCACCGAGGAGACAACTAAAGCATCAGCTGAAATACTGAAAAATGATGAAGGTTCCAATAAATATTCATTTAAAAATGTGACCAGCATGAGCTATTATCACATTATTCCCAACACCGACGACTGGAAACTGGTAATTAAGACCCCTGTAGAATATTGGCATGCACCCATTAGATATGCAACAACACGTCTTATATTAATAAGCCTTGCAGGGCTTATAATAACTTCGATTCTCGGGTACTTTGTGACAAGAAGCATATCAAATCCTATTATAAAGCTTAGGGAGGTATTTACAAAAGCAGCCGCCGGAGATCTAACAGTCAGGTCAGCAATTGACACTGATGATGAAATTGGGGATGCAGCAAGAAGCTTTAACCAGATGATGGACACCATAAGCAGCTTGACCTATTATGATGTCATTACTCTTCTACCCAACAGAATGCTATTTAATGCAAGCCTAGATATAGAACTGGAAAAAGCTAACCTTGAAAATAGCAAGCTTGCTATCATGATATTGGACATAGACAAGTTTGAGAGTATAAACAATACCTTAGGTCATACAGCAGGGGACAAGCTTCTTAAGAGCTTGGCAGAAAAAATCACCTCTCTTGTTGACCATAACCATATGGTTTCCCATATGGGAGAGGACAGATTTGCAGTTCTATTTAAAAGCTTTGTACATAAAAATGACGTGATAGAGCTGGCCAATTTAGTCCGGGATGCCGTCAAACAGCCATGGGTTATTGATGAACATAGATTTTATATCACTGCCTGCATTGGTATGGCCTTCTACCCTGAAGACGGTGAGCATAGCGACAGCTTATTCAAGAATGCGTTTTCTGCAATGCAGAAAGCAAAGGGTCGAGGCCGTGATAATTATCAACTGTATGAATCTTCTATAAACGCACGGCTCCTGGAGCAGCTGAATTTGGACAGCAGCATGCATAATGCATTGGACAATGGTGAGTTTTCCTTGCATTATCAGCCCCAGGTAGATACCAAGACCAAAGAAGTGCTCGGCTGCGAGGCCCTTATAAGATGGAATCATCCCGAGCTTGGAATGATTAGTCCACTTAAATTCATCCCTGTTGCCGAAGCAAATGGATTAATAATGAACATAGGCAGATGGGTTCTTTATACAGCTTGTATGCAGAACAAGCTGTGGCAGGACTCAGGCTGCAAGCCGATTTATGTATCGGTTAACTTATCCGCTGTGCAGCTTATTCAGGAGGGCTTCATCGATGTAGTTTCTGATGTTCTGAAAGAAACAGGCCTTTCATCAGAATATTTGGAGCTTGAGATAACTGAAAGTGTTGCAGTAAAGAATCCAGAATACATAACCGGTATTCTGGAAAAACTCAAGAGCATGGGAATACGCATAGCCCTTGACGATTTCGGAACCGGCTACTCTTCCCTGAATTATCTTAAGAATTTTGCAATTTCTACTTTAAAGATAGACCGCAGCTTTATAATTGATATTAATGATAATCCCAAGAATGCCGCAATTGTATCTACCATACTTGCAATGGGCCACAACTTGAAGCTGAAGGTAACTGCGGAGGGCGTCGAAACTGAGGAACAATACGAAGCCTTGAGGGATAAGGGCTGTGATATCATACAAGGATATTACTTCAGCAAACCCCTTCCACATAATGAATTTGAAAAGCAGTGGCTGTAG
- a CDS encoding flagellar motor protein, with product MELSTLLGLIFGFGMLLFGFLLEGGEMHALFLLAPAIIVFGGTMGAILVSYNMKDVKRLPQLVMSTMTAHKSSEDELIDAFVRLGESARKEGLLSLEGIVDKEYGSKFDPMLKEGVKMVVDGTDADLVKSMFENELYIHDQLRKNEASMFEAAGGYSPTMGIIGTVMGLVHVLGNLSSPEELSKSIAGAFIATLYGVCFANLVYLPMASKLKQKAKQETIERQLIMEGVLSIQAGENPSIIRRKLQTFKTEDRDKSIEAAPVEGAELNG from the coding sequence ATGGAATTATCTACGCTTTTAGGTCTGATATTTGGGTTTGGAATGCTATTGTTTGGATTTCTTCTTGAGGGTGGGGAAATGCATGCGCTTTTTCTCCTGGCTCCCGCAATCATAGTATTTGGAGGAACAATGGGAGCAATATTAGTTTCCTATAATATGAAGGATGTTAAGAGACTTCCGCAGCTTGTCATGTCAACGATGACCGCGCATAAAAGCTCAGAGGACGAGCTTATTGATGCTTTTGTAAGACTGGGGGAATCAGCTAGAAAAGAAGGCTTATTGAGTCTTGAGGGTATAGTGGACAAGGAGTATGGCAGCAAGTTTGACCCAATGCTTAAGGAAGGGGTTAAAATGGTTGTAGATGGCACAGATGCAGATCTGGTAAAGAGCATGTTCGAAAATGAGCTTTATATACATGACCAGCTAAGAAAAAATGAAGCATCTATGTTTGAAGCAGCTGGAGGGTACTCACCGACAATGGGTATTATAGGTACTGTTATGGGGCTTGTTCATGTACTTGGCAACCTTTCTTCTCCCGAGGAATTATCCAAGTCAATTGCTGGTGCCTTCATTGCTACTTTATATGGAGTTTGCTTTGCGAATTTAGTTTATCTGCCCATGGCATCCAAGCTCAAGCAGAAGGCTAAACAGGAAACAATAGAAAGGCAGCTTATTATGGAAGGTGTCTTATCAATTCAAGCGGGAGAAAACCCAAGTATAATCCGCAGAAAACTACAGACCTTTAAAACGGAGGATAGAGACAAGAGCATTGAGGCAGCGCCAGTTGAGGGGGCAGAATTAAATGGCTAA